The Vitis riparia cultivar Riparia Gloire de Montpellier isolate 1030 chromosome 10, EGFV_Vit.rip_1.0, whole genome shotgun sequence genome includes a region encoding these proteins:
- the LOC117923129 gene encoding uncharacterized protein LOC117923129, whose translation MLVPCTIPICAAWTDDLMKKRVHVELHDYGDFGLANVQEDERGKDAHEDPGNPVNEVEEETTDEIIAEYNAAERQIHQLLRIMRGAIDKLAKRHNTNKTPSSSHQSRSHNQPDINDSFPSPPHAYGSPLNDCFAHGEDNAGPSTSQPAAQHSIEDEVQMNAIIPYETRHPPIRSYRLRRHATALQSPYVVQPSIKFSASSSVAKQVLAYELDDTRDESQILCSMHNFFLTRFDLKCLGPEKLVDNKVFIFSYVKLG comes from the exons ATGTTGGTGCCATGTACCATCCCAATATGTGCAGCGTGGACTGATGACTTGATGAAGAAAAGGGTGCATGTAGAATTGCATGATTATGGTGATTTTGGACTAGctaat gtTCAAGAAGATGAAAGGGGGAAAGATGCACATGAAGACCCTGGTAATCCAGTaaatgaagttgaagaagaGACTACTGAT GAAATTATAGCAGAATATAATGCAGCGGAGAGACAAATTCACCAATTGCTTCGAATAATGAGAGGAGCAATTGATAAACTAGCAAAGCgacataatacaaataaaacccCATCATCTTCTCATCAAAGCAGAAGTCATAATCAACCTGATATCAATGATTCTTTCCCATCACCACCACATG CTTATGGATCGCCACTGAATGATTGTTTTGCTCATGGTGAAGATAATGCAGGCCCATCGACCTCACAGCCAGCAGCGCAGCATAGCA TTGAGGATGAAGTTCAGATGAATGCTATTATTCCTTACGAGACTAGACATCCTCCAATACGTTCATATCGGCTACGTCGACATGCTACTGCCCTACAATCACCATACGTGGTACAACCGTCAATCAAATTTTCAGCGTCTTCATCTGTAGCAAAGCAAGTTTTGGCATATGAATTGGACGATACACGTGATGAAAG CCAAATATTATGTTCCATGCACAATTTCTTCTTGACAAGGTTTGACTTGAAATGCTTGGGACCCGAAAAATTGGTTGACAATAAGGTATTCATATTTAGTTATGTGAAGTTAGGATAA